The proteins below come from a single Saccharophagus degradans 2-40 genomic window:
- the ftsW gene encoding putative lipid II flippase FtsW codes for MIVNIASPLYGSVQGFRRLDFSLYATVAILISVGIVMVASSSLDFAAERYHDTWFFVRKQITFLAMGLVGGLVILAVPMSVWNKYSGLLLILAFFLLMAVLIPGIGKVVNGSRRWLSLGPFSMQASEIAKFCLIVYFASYLARRNEELRTQWSGFLKLTAVLLIIVLLLLLEPDFGSSVVISATLGCMMFVAGVPLARFLLLAVSGVAGLALMAVASPYRWERLVAFMDPWATQFDSGYQLVQSLIAFGRGGWFGVGLGNSLQKLFFLPEAHTDFIFAIFTEEFGFIGAIALIGVFGFFLYRLVILFRRASEQEQFFSSYVVFGIGVMLAMQAFINMGVASGFLPTKGLTLPFISYGGSSLLITCGLMALVFRVNLELNRENQEGKP; via the coding sequence GTGATAGTCAATATTGCTTCGCCACTCTACGGCTCTGTGCAAGGTTTTCGCCGTTTGGATTTTAGTTTGTATGCAACCGTGGCAATACTTATTAGCGTTGGCATTGTTATGGTGGCGAGCAGCTCGTTAGATTTTGCTGCCGAGCGCTACCACGACACTTGGTTTTTTGTGCGTAAGCAAATTACGTTTCTTGCCATGGGGTTGGTTGGTGGTCTTGTTATTCTTGCCGTACCCATGTCGGTTTGGAATAAGTACTCTGGGTTGCTGTTAATTCTGGCCTTCTTTTTGTTAATGGCCGTTTTAATACCCGGCATTGGTAAGGTTGTAAATGGTAGTCGCCGCTGGTTATCGTTGGGGCCTTTCTCAATGCAGGCATCGGAAATCGCCAAATTTTGTTTAATTGTGTACTTCGCCAGCTACTTGGCTAGAAGAAACGAAGAGCTGCGCACTCAGTGGTCTGGGTTTTTGAAGTTAACGGCAGTGCTGTTAATTATTGTGCTGTTGCTATTGCTAGAGCCGGATTTCGGCAGTTCTGTAGTTATTAGCGCAACCTTAGGCTGCATGATGTTCGTTGCTGGCGTGCCATTAGCTCGCTTTCTATTGTTGGCAGTAAGCGGCGTGGCCGGTTTGGCGCTAATGGCTGTGGCATCGCCATATCGCTGGGAGCGATTGGTTGCATTTATGGACCCGTGGGCAACACAGTTTGATAGTGGCTATCAACTTGTGCAGTCGTTAATTGCGTTTGGCCGCGGTGGTTGGTTTGGTGTGGGTTTAGGCAACAGTTTGCAAAAATTGTTCTTTCTACCCGAAGCGCACACAGATTTTATTTTTGCCATATTCACCGAAGAGTTCGGGTTTATTGGGGCAATAGCATTAATAGGTGTGTTTGGCTTTTTCTTGTACCGGCTGGTTATTTTATTTAGACGAGCAAGTGAACAAGAGCAGTTTTTTAGCAGCTATGTGGTGTTTGGTATTGGAGTGATGTTAGCCATGCAAGCCTTTATTAATATGGGGGTTGCTTCTGGCTTTTTACCGACTAAAGGTTTAACGCTGCCATTTATTAGCTATGGCGGTAGTAGCTTGCTTATTACCTGCGGGCTAATGGCTTTAGTGTTTCGCGTTAACTTGGAATTAAATAGAGAAAACCAAGAGGGTAAACCTTGA
- the mraY gene encoding phospho-N-acetylmuramoyl-pentapeptide-transferase, which translates to MLLWLAEYLQQYISAFAVVKYLTFRAILGVMTALGLSLLLGPWVINKLNKLQIGQSIRDDGPESHLVKSGTPTMGGTLILFAIVFATLLWSDLTNRYVLAVLFVTLSFGLVGWVDDYRKVVQKNSKGLPAKWKYFWQSLAGFTVAYGLYVTAQIPEETTLYIPFFKGVALELGVFYIILTYFMVVGFSNAVNLTDGLDGLAIMPTVMVGSALGIIAYLVGNANFSAYLQIPYVPGAGELVVYCAALAGAGLGFLWFNTYPAQVFMGDVGALALGAALGIIAVIVRHEIVFIIMSGIFVMETVSVILQVASFKLTGRRIFRMAPLHHHFELKGWPEPRVIVRFWIITVMLVLFGLATLKLR; encoded by the coding sequence ATGTTGCTATGGCTTGCAGAATATTTACAGCAATACATAAGCGCTTTTGCGGTTGTGAAGTACTTAACCTTTCGCGCTATTTTGGGGGTAATGACTGCCCTAGGTTTATCGTTACTACTTGGCCCTTGGGTTATTAACAAGCTCAACAAGTTACAAATAGGTCAGTCAATTCGCGACGACGGGCCAGAGAGTCACTTGGTGAAAAGCGGTACCCCTACAATGGGCGGCACGCTTATTTTATTTGCCATAGTGTTCGCCACGCTTTTGTGGTCTGACTTAACTAACCGCTATGTGCTTGCGGTGTTGTTTGTCACTTTGTCGTTTGGGCTTGTAGGTTGGGTAGATGATTACCGTAAGGTAGTACAAAAAAATTCAAAGGGCTTGCCTGCTAAATGGAAGTACTTTTGGCAATCGCTAGCGGGTTTTACCGTCGCATATGGCTTATATGTCACGGCGCAAATACCGGAAGAAACAACGTTATACATTCCGTTTTTTAAAGGTGTAGCGTTAGAGCTGGGTGTGTTTTACATCATTCTTACTTATTTTATGGTGGTTGGTTTTAGCAACGCAGTAAATTTAACCGATGGCCTCGATGGGTTGGCCATTATGCCAACTGTAATGGTTGGCTCTGCATTGGGCATAATCGCGTACCTTGTAGGTAACGCAAATTTCTCTGCCTATTTGCAAATACCTTATGTGCCAGGTGCCGGCGAACTAGTTGTTTATTGTGCGGCGTTGGCTGGGGCAGGGTTAGGCTTTTTGTGGTTTAACACTTACCCCGCACAAGTATTTATGGGCGACGTGGGTGCATTAGCACTGGGTGCTGCACTTGGCATTATTGCTGTAATTGTTCGCCATGAAATTGTATTCATTATTATGTCGGGCATTTTCGTTATGGAAACTGTGTCGGTCATATTGCAGGTTGCCTCGTTTAAATTAACGGGCCGCCGAATTTTTAGAATGGCGCCTTTACACCATCATTTTGAGTTAAAAGGGTGGCCCGAGCCGCGTGTAATAGTGCGTTTTTGGATTATTACCGTCATGTTGGTTCTATTTGGCTTGGCAACACTCAAGCTGCGATAG
- the murG gene encoding undecaprenyldiphospho-muramoylpentapeptide beta-N-acetylglucosaminyltransferase, whose amino-acid sequence MSRSQADSTSASEKRTVRKVVARKFIERPKTVVIMAGGTGGHVYPGLAVAEAMHQRGFNIAWLGSRGGMEKELVAKASEQMGFDIAFSEIEISGVRGKGRMALLAAPFRVLKAIEQAKQILQKLRPALVIGMGGFVAGPGGMAARKLKIPLVIHEQNAAAGTTNKILRRFANLTLVAFPGSLKNGVFVGNPVRKDIETVAPPQQRFAQKEGPIKVLVLGGSRGALAINEMVPAAFGKVNKALPFQIVHQTGKDKLEATKESYALAGVKANVVPYIELMSEALEWADFAICRSGALTVSELAAVGLGAVFIPFPYAIDDHQTKNADFLVQCGAAVVKQQKELSPEILAVLLNELLAGRERLQQMAVKAKQQSKPHAAEKFADFCEELIHD is encoded by the coding sequence ATGAGTCGCTCACAAGCAGACAGTACTAGCGCGAGCGAAAAACGCACGGTGCGAAAAGTTGTAGCGCGAAAGTTTATCGAGCGCCCCAAAACAGTGGTGATTATGGCCGGTGGTACAGGCGGGCATGTATACCCAGGCCTTGCGGTTGCCGAAGCAATGCACCAACGGGGGTTTAACATTGCGTGGTTGGGCTCGCGCGGTGGAATGGAAAAAGAGCTAGTCGCTAAAGCCAGCGAGCAAATGGGTTTTGATATAGCTTTTTCCGAAATTGAAATTTCGGGAGTTCGCGGCAAAGGCCGCATGGCTTTATTGGCCGCGCCGTTTCGCGTTTTAAAGGCTATAGAGCAAGCCAAGCAAATATTGCAAAAGCTTAGGCCTGCTTTAGTGATTGGTATGGGTGGTTTTGTTGCTGGACCCGGTGGCATGGCCGCCAGAAAACTGAAAATACCACTGGTGATTCACGAACAGAATGCCGCAGCAGGAACCACCAATAAAATTTTGCGCAGGTTCGCAAATCTTACGCTGGTGGCGTTTCCGGGTAGTTTAAAAAATGGGGTGTTTGTTGGAAACCCCGTTAGAAAAGATATAGAAACGGTGGCGCCTCCGCAGCAGCGTTTTGCGCAGAAAGAAGGGCCCATAAAAGTATTGGTTTTAGGTGGAAGCCGTGGAGCGTTAGCCATTAACGAAATGGTGCCCGCGGCGTTTGGTAAGGTGAATAAGGCCTTACCTTTTCAGATAGTGCACCAAACAGGTAAAGATAAGTTAGAAGCAACAAAAGAAAGTTATGCGCTGGCAGGTGTAAAAGCCAATGTAGTGCCATACATAGAATTGATGTCTGAAGCGTTAGAGTGGGCCGATTTTGCAATCTGTCGTTCGGGCGCTTTAACAGTATCGGAATTGGCGGCAGTTGGACTGGGGGCAGTGTTTATACCTTTCCCTTATGCAATAGACGATCACCAAACTAAAAATGCCGATTTTTTAGTGCAGTGTGGCGCCGCAGTAGTGAAGCAACAAAAGGAACTTAGCCCAGAAATTTTGGCAGTTCTATTAAACGAGTTATTAGCCGGCCGAGAGCGTTTGCAGCAAATGGCGGTTAAAGCAAAGCAGCAATCTAAGCCGCATGCGGCAGAAAAATTCGCAGACTTCTGCGAGGAATTGATACATGACTGA
- a CDS encoding UDP-N-acetylmuramoyl-tripeptide--D-alanyl-D-alanine ligase: MELSLQALAERFGGEIVYPGEAYNITFSSINTDTRAINHGDVFIALKGPNFDGHNYLDVATRKGAAAAIVETPNTNLDLPQWCVGDSYKALGELGLASREKFNGKVIGVTGSCGKTTVKGMLAAICSLAGSTVATRGNLNNHIGVPLSLMRLANEHQFAVIEAGTSGPNEIKYLAELIQPHVAIVNNIMPVHVEGFGSVEAIAIDKAHLYRGLVEGGVGVLNVASAQQPTLLDALQGKKITRFNPELTDEAAEVRVQNIEQDTFGRAEFSAIIEGEEVELKLGVLGAHNVANALAAASAARAVGISVELIKRGLEKYTGDKGRMQLARVNEKLTVIDDTYNASPGSVKAAIDYAAQFERSAIVLGDMGELGEMRNSAHEEIGRYAQQKQIKQLWCTGEASRFTAQGYGPHAKWFEDKEQLKQALPMLCSSEVVVLVKGSRSTRMEQIVNALLASGEQK, encoded by the coding sequence ATGGAATTATCTTTACAGGCATTGGCAGAAAGATTTGGCGGCGAAATTGTATACCCTGGAGAGGCATACAATATTACATTCTCGTCCATCAATACTGACACCCGAGCGATAAATCACGGCGACGTGTTTATTGCGTTGAAGGGACCGAATTTTGATGGGCACAATTATTTGGATGTAGCCACCCGAAAGGGGGCCGCAGCAGCCATAGTAGAAACGCCGAACACCAATTTAGATTTACCGCAATGGTGTGTGGGTGATAGCTACAAAGCGCTTGGCGAACTAGGCCTAGCGAGTAGAGAAAAATTTAATGGCAAGGTGATTGGTGTAACCGGCAGCTGCGGTAAAACCACTGTGAAGGGCATGCTGGCAGCGATTTGTTCCTTGGCTGGTTCAACCGTGGCCACCAGAGGAAATTTGAACAACCACATTGGCGTGCCGCTATCGTTGATGCGCCTGGCCAATGAGCACCAGTTCGCAGTCATTGAGGCGGGCACAAGCGGGCCAAATGAAATTAAGTATTTGGCCGAACTTATTCAGCCTCATGTGGCCATTGTAAATAACATCATGCCTGTGCATGTAGAGGGCTTTGGCTCGGTTGAAGCAATAGCTATAGATAAAGCACACCTCTATCGCGGCCTAGTTGAAGGTGGTGTAGGTGTGCTTAACGTTGCTAGTGCTCAGCAGCCTACTTTATTAGATGCTTTGCAGGGCAAAAAAATAACTCGATTTAATCCCGAGTTAACAGATGAAGCCGCCGAAGTGCGTGTCCAGAACATTGAGCAAGACACTTTTGGCCGCGCAGAGTTTAGCGCGATTATTGAAGGTGAAGAGGTTGAGTTAAAGCTTGGCGTGCTCGGTGCCCACAACGTAGCTAACGCTTTGGCTGCAGCAAGTGCGGCGCGCGCGGTTGGCATAAGCGTTGAGCTAATTAAGCGTGGGCTAGAAAAATACACCGGCGATAAGGGTCGTATGCAGCTTGCGCGTGTAAATGAAAAGCTAACGGTAATAGACGATACCTATAACGCCAGCCCGGGCTCAGTAAAAGCGGCCATAGACTACGCTGCGCAATTTGAGCGCAGTGCCATCGTCTTAGGCGATATGGGAGAGCTGGGTGAAATGCGCAATTCGGCGCATGAAGAAATTGGGCGTTACGCCCAACAAAAACAAATTAAACAATTGTGGTGTACCGGCGAAGCGAGTCGGTTTACAGCACAAGGTTACGGTCCGCACGCTAAATGGTTTGAAGATAAAGAGCAGCTAAAGCAAGCGCTGCCAATGCTCTGTTCGTCCGAAGTGGTGGTTTTAGTAAAAGGTTCGCGCAGTACGCGAATGGAACAGATAGTTAATGCTCTATTAGCGAGCGGAGAACAAAAATAA
- a CDS encoding UDP-N-acetylmuramoyl-L-alanyl-D-glutamate--2,6-diaminopimelate ligase, protein MSDIEITIAQLLQGVWLAEAPLDASVANIKVSGVSLDNRTLSAGSVFIAVPGDKVDGRAFIEKCDSATAAILAEADTFGVDLTGAVPVVHIPQLKQKISRVAANFYGHPSRSLTIIGITGTNGKTTCAYLLAQLLSKLQFSCGMVGTLGFAKFDECGAPVNLTDTGLTTPSALDCQKILAELQQQVGAVAMEVSSHGLAQGRVADVDFNGAIFTNLSRDHLDYHASLEEYAATKAALFAREELSFVVINADDAVGVNILTNGVAPQAITYSYSLGGEQALVAQSENTIVAHSIEWGSSQTVAQLHTPWGAAELATGLVGRYNLSNVLAVLTTACALGYPLVDVVAQVKTLQAAPGRLQRVNSSEQPLAVFVDYAHTPDALEKVLSEVAAYTQGKLWVVIGCGGNRDVGKRPLMAEVAERLANCVVLTSDNPRDENPELILKDMLAGLKNKDAAMVIADRKNAIEYAVANAAENDAIVIAGKGHENYQLVKGEKLPFDDALIAKEFLAAKCFSHARGQA, encoded by the coding sequence ATGAGTGATATTGAAATCACTATTGCGCAATTACTTCAGGGTGTTTGGCTGGCCGAGGCGCCGCTAGATGCGAGCGTTGCCAACATAAAAGTAAGTGGGGTGTCTTTAGATAACCGTACTTTAAGCGCTGGCAGCGTATTTATTGCTGTACCTGGCGACAAAGTAGATGGACGCGCTTTTATTGAAAAATGTGACAGTGCAACCGCTGCAATATTGGCAGAGGCAGATACGTTCGGTGTCGACTTAACTGGTGCTGTACCTGTGGTACATATTCCACAGTTAAAACAAAAAATAAGTCGGGTGGCGGCTAATTTTTATGGTCACCCTTCGCGCTCTTTAACAATTATTGGCATTACTGGTACTAACGGTAAAACCACATGTGCCTATTTGCTCGCGCAATTGTTAAGCAAATTACAATTTTCGTGCGGCATGGTGGGCACGCTAGGTTTCGCAAAGTTTGATGAATGCGGTGCACCCGTTAATTTGACTGATACAGGCTTAACTACACCTTCTGCGCTAGATTGCCAAAAAATTCTAGCTGAACTACAGCAGCAGGTAGGTGCAGTGGCAATGGAAGTGTCTTCTCACGGCTTGGCGCAAGGGCGCGTGGCAGACGTGGATTTTAATGGCGCAATTTTTACCAATTTAAGTCGCGACCATTTGGATTACCACGCAAGCCTCGAAGAATATGCTGCCACCAAAGCTGCGTTATTTGCGCGAGAAGAGTTGAGCTTTGTAGTAATCAATGCCGATGACGCAGTGGGTGTGAATATTTTAACTAATGGCGTGGCGCCGCAAGCCATCACTTATAGCTACAGTCTTGGCGGTGAGCAAGCTTTGGTTGCTCAAAGTGAAAACACAATTGTTGCTCACTCTATTGAATGGGGTTCTAGCCAAACCGTCGCGCAGTTGCATACACCTTGGGGTGCAGCTGAATTAGCAACAGGGCTAGTTGGCCGATATAACTTAAGCAACGTGTTGGCTGTACTTACAACAGCTTGTGCATTGGGTTATCCATTGGTGGACGTGGTCGCACAGGTGAAGACTCTGCAAGCCGCGCCGGGTCGACTGCAGCGTGTAAATAGCAGTGAGCAGCCATTGGCGGTATTTGTAGATTACGCGCACACGCCCGACGCACTTGAAAAAGTACTTAGCGAAGTGGCCGCATATACGCAAGGTAAGTTGTGGGTAGTGATAGGTTGTGGTGGTAATCGCGATGTAGGTAAACGTCCATTAATGGCAGAAGTGGCAGAGCGTTTAGCTAATTGCGTGGTATTAACATCTGATAACCCGCGCGATGAGAACCCAGAGCTTATTTTAAAAGATATGCTTGCTGGCCTTAAAAACAAAGATGCGGCGATGGTTATTGCTGATCGAAAAAACGCAATCGAATACGCCGTCGCAAATGCAGCCGAAAACGATGCGATTGTTATTGCGGGTAAAGGCCACGAAAATTACCAGCTTGTCAAAGGAGAAAAACTACCGTTTGACGATGCATTAATAGCTAAAGAATTTTTAGCAGCCAAATGCTTTTCGCATGCGCGAGGTCAAGCGTAA
- the murD gene encoding UDP-N-acetylmuramoyl-L-alanine--D-glutamate ligase, giving the protein MANLIATDNPIVVVGMGLTGLSVARYLANKGANFFLLDTRKDLPKSTWQQVAELQAKCPSMKVDNGSLDVELLTSAKQIVLSPGVPLATPEIQQAKAAGVEIIGDIDLFLAERKAPVVGITGSNGKSTVTTLVGLAAENAGMNVAVGGNIGVPVLDLLADADVELYVLELSSFQLESVKRAQLDVACVLNVSPDHMDRYPSLAHYCQAKQRIYFGAKKIVYNLEDTLTIPPVMAGVERYGFSSKKAVEENEKHVLLNNDTNALSLNGQDVFSVADIKIAGAHNLKNALAALAICDAANIPFAGLKQALQEFEGLPHRCQWVANKNGVTYINDSKATNIGSAQAAIEGLAGQFKNIVLIAGGDGKGADFSSLGKVINQYVSAVVLIGVDAPKIQAVVDPQVMCVKAQTLNAAVKQAALLAKSGDLVLLSPACASLDMFANYEARGHEFALTVAEVSA; this is encoded by the coding sequence ATGGCAAATTTAATAGCAACAGACAACCCGATAGTAGTGGTAGGCATGGGCCTTACCGGGCTATCGGTTGCGCGCTATTTGGCCAACAAAGGCGCTAACTTCTTTTTATTAGACACGCGCAAAGATCTACCCAAGTCAACTTGGCAGCAAGTTGCAGAGCTACAAGCCAAATGCCCTTCAATGAAGGTAGATAACGGTAGCTTAGATGTGGAGTTGTTAACCAGCGCCAAGCAAATTGTGTTATCGCCAGGTGTGCCTTTGGCAACCCCAGAGATACAGCAGGCCAAAGCGGCAGGCGTAGAAATTATTGGTGATATCGATCTGTTTTTGGCTGAGCGCAAAGCGCCGGTTGTTGGTATTACTGGCTCCAACGGTAAAAGCACCGTAACCACATTGGTTGGCTTGGCTGCAGAAAATGCAGGTATGAATGTAGCCGTAGGTGGCAACATCGGCGTACCGGTTTTAGATTTGTTAGCTGATGCCGACGTTGAGCTGTATGTGCTTGAGCTTTCTAGCTTTCAGTTAGAGTCGGTTAAGCGCGCGCAGTTAGATGTGGCATGTGTGCTAAATGTATCGCCCGATCATATGGATCGCTACCCGTCGCTTGCGCACTACTGCCAAGCGAAGCAGCGTATTTATTTTGGTGCGAAGAAAATTGTATATAACTTGGAAGATACATTAACAATTCCGCCAGTAATGGCTGGTGTTGAGCGTTACGGCTTCTCTAGTAAGAAAGCCGTTGAAGAAAACGAAAAGCATGTACTGCTCAATAACGACACCAACGCATTGAGCCTAAATGGGCAGGATGTTTTTTCTGTTGCTGATATTAAAATAGCTGGCGCGCACAATTTAAAAAATGCACTTGCTGCTTTGGCCATTTGCGACGCAGCAAACATCCCGTTCGCCGGCTTGAAGCAAGCACTACAGGAATTTGAGGGGTTGCCTCACCGCTGTCAGTGGGTGGCCAACAAAAATGGCGTTACTTATATAAACGATTCCAAGGCGACCAACATCGGTTCTGCCCAAGCGGCTATAGAAGGGCTGGCGGGTCAGTTTAAAAATATCGTACTTATCGCCGGTGGCGATGGCAAGGGCGCAGATTTTTCTAGCCTAGGTAAAGTAATAAACCAATATGTTTCGGCGGTTGTGTTAATTGGTGTAGATGCCCCCAAAATACAAGCAGTGGTAGACCCGCAAGTTATGTGTGTAAAAGCACAAACTTTAAATGCAGCGGTTAAACAGGCGGCACTATTGGCTAAATCTGGTGACTTAGTGTTGTTGTCGCCAGCGTGTGCAAGCTTAGATATGTTTGCTAACTACGAAGCGCGCGGCCATGAGTTTGCGTTAACAGTTGCGGAGGTGAGTGCGTGA
- a CDS encoding D-alanine--D-alanine ligase: MTTTYVKKFDGNTAALGRTLVLFGGTSSEREVSLRSGAAVLQALQAGGVDAHGLDVQADAIAKIEAFAPDRVFIALHGPGGEDGKMQAVLDWLAIPYTGSDHAASALAMDKLKTKQVWQSVGLVTPEYASLVENSDWQAVLDSLGGQGFVKPAHEGSSIGMSVVSTAQELKAAYEKAAHYDAKVLVERRIVGREFTVAVLNGVALPAIGLKTDHVFYDYDAKYVSNTTQYLCPCGLTQEKEAELQSIAQQAFAAVGCKGWGRVDFMQDEAGNFYLLEVNTVPGMTDHSLVPMAARQSGIEFNELVLEILAQTLV; this comes from the coding sequence ATGACAACGACTTATGTAAAAAAGTTTGATGGCAATACGGCTGCATTGGGTCGTACTTTGGTGCTGTTTGGTGGCACGTCATCTGAACGAGAGGTATCTCTGCGCAGCGGTGCTGCGGTGCTACAAGCGCTGCAAGCGGGCGGCGTGGACGCGCACGGTTTAGATGTGCAAGCCGATGCGATAGCGAAAATTGAAGCGTTTGCTCCTGACCGTGTATTTATTGCTTTGCATGGGCCCGGTGGTGAAGACGGAAAAATGCAAGCAGTCTTAGACTGGTTGGCTATTCCTTACACCGGTAGCGATCACGCCGCTTCCGCTTTGGCGATGGACAAATTAAAAACCAAACAGGTTTGGCAAAGTGTCGGTTTGGTAACGCCTGAATACGCGTCGCTTGTAGAAAATAGTGATTGGCAAGCGGTATTAGATTCTCTGGGAGGGCAAGGTTTTGTAAAGCCTGCACACGAGGGGTCGAGCATTGGCATGAGTGTGGTGAGCACAGCGCAGGAGCTAAAAGCCGCCTACGAAAAAGCTGCTCACTACGACGCAAAGGTATTAGTTGAGCGTCGAATTGTTGGGCGAGAGTTTACCGTTGCGGTATTAAACGGTGTTGCATTGCCGGCAATAGGATTAAAAACTGATCACGTTTTTTACGATTACGACGCAAAGTATGTGTCCAATACCACTCAGTATCTTTGCCCTTGTGGTCTTACACAAGAGAAAGAAGCGGAGCTTCAATCTATCGCTCAGCAAGCTTTCGCTGCCGTGGGATGTAAAGGTTGGGGGCGCGTTGATTTTATGCAGGATGAAGCAGGTAATTTTTATTTGTTGGAAGTAAATACCGTACCCGGTATGACCGATCACAGTTTGGTTCCAATGGCAGCTCGGCAGTCGGGTATAGAATTTAATGAATTGGTTTTAGAAATTCTTGCGCAGACATTGGTATAA
- the murC gene encoding UDP-N-acetylmuramate--L-alanine ligase: MTEVTIHQVPEMRRIRRIHFVGIGGAGMSGIAEVLLNQGYEISGSDLRESDVTRRLAGMGVHVFIGHHATNVDGASVVVNSSAVESGNPELMEAREKRIPIVRRAEMLGELMRYRHGIAVAGTHGKTTTTSLISSILAAGKKDPTFIIGGLLNSAGSNAGLGESRYLVAEADESDASFLHLQPMVSVVTNIDADHMDTYEGDFSKLKQTFIDFLHNLPFYGLAVVCGDDPIVTELIPAISRSVVTYGFNEDSDYRAFDVRQDGSKLRFKVARPEGLATLELFLNMPGKHNVLNATAAVAVASEEKVDDDAIQNGLANFMGVGRRFEIYGEFEVGAGPTAMLVDDYGHHPREVAATIAAVRDGWPDRRLVMVYQPHRYSRTRDLYEDFVEVLSTVDQLVLLEVYSAGEDPIPGADSRHLSRTIRTRGVVDPIFVEGVEGVPAVIKDIVQPGDIIITQGAGNVGTLAKELAKRNLG; the protein is encoded by the coding sequence ATGACTGAAGTTACCATCCATCAAGTGCCAGAAATGCGCCGTATTCGTCGAATCCATTTTGTCGGAATTGGCGGTGCAGGTATGAGCGGCATAGCAGAAGTGTTGCTTAACCAAGGCTATGAAATTTCTGGTTCCGATCTTCGCGAGTCAGACGTAACCCGTCGCTTAGCGGGAATGGGTGTGCATGTTTTTATCGGTCACCACGCAACCAATGTAGATGGTGCCAGCGTTGTTGTTAATTCCAGTGCGGTTGAATCGGGTAACCCCGAGTTAATGGAAGCGCGCGAAAAACGTATTCCTATTGTGCGCCGTGCAGAAATGCTGGGCGAGCTAATGCGTTATCGCCACGGTATTGCTGTAGCGGGTACGCATGGTAAAACAACCACAACCAGTTTAATTTCGTCAATTTTGGCTGCTGGTAAAAAAGATCCAACCTTTATTATTGGTGGTCTTTTAAATAGTGCCGGTAGTAATGCTGGCTTAGGCGAAAGCCGTTATTTGGTGGCGGAAGCCGACGAGAGTGACGCGTCGTTCTTGCATCTGCAGCCGATGGTATCCGTAGTTACCAATATTGATGCCGATCATATGGATACTTACGAAGGTGACTTTTCAAAACTAAAGCAAACCTTTATCGACTTTTTACACAACTTGCCATTTTATGGTTTGGCTGTTGTGTGTGGCGACGACCCCATAGTGACAGAGCTAATACCTGCTATCTCTCGCTCGGTGGTTACCTATGGTTTTAACGAAGATAGCGATTATCGCGCGTTTGATGTGCGCCAAGATGGCTCCAAATTACGCTTCAAAGTTGCGCGCCCAGAAGGCCTTGCAACCTTAGAGCTATTTTTGAATATGCCTGGTAAGCACAACGTTTTAAATGCGACCGCAGCTGTGGCGGTTGCCAGTGAAGAAAAAGTAGACGACGACGCGATTCAAAACGGGTTAGCCAATTTTATGGGTGTGGGTCGTCGTTTTGAAATTTACGGCGAATTTGAAGTGGGTGCAGGGCCAACGGCCATGCTTGTGGATGATTACGGTCATCACCCGCGAGAAGTCGCTGCAACGATTGCAGCAGTGCGCGATGGCTGGCCCGATCGCCGGTTAGTCATGGTGTATCAACCGCACAGATATTCGCGCACACGCGATTTGTACGAAGATTTTGTCGAAGTGTTGTCTACCGTCGATCAACTTGTTTTGCTCGAGGTTTACTCGGCAGGTGAAGACCCAATTCCAGGCGCAGACAGCCGGCATTTAAGCCGCACAATTCGTACGCGCGGAGTGGTAGACCCAATATTTGTAGAAGGCGTTGAAGGTGTGCCGGCGGTGATAAAAGATATTGTGCAACCCGGCGACATTATCATCACGCAAGGCGCAGGTAACGTTGGCACCTTGGCGAAAGAATTAGCTAAACGAAATTTAGGTTAA